In Penaeus vannamei isolate JL-2024 chromosome 4, ASM4276789v1, whole genome shotgun sequence, a single window of DNA contains:
- the LOC138861646 gene encoding uncharacterized protein yields the protein MLGQAGHEVRLLTRPMPHAPLAQGKRNLKFPEVSRSQISALVVRVGSAYISPLVPCPPPPPAPEAASLTPRRFRCRARFRENRSIFNTPNPRLMNASLFKDSKLLSPARGERRGSRASVRAPSRAPSVTSVNAASRSPNGSLAKGRRGSALSAVSATGSVAGAGGAKTPSPTKKEAETTVAIETVD from the exons ATGTTGGGTCAGGCAGGTCATGAGGTCAGACTGCTCACTAGGCCCATGCCCCACGCACCGCTAGCACAAGGAAAGAGGAactta AAGTTTCCAGAAGTTTCCAGAAGCCAGATCTCCGCCTTGGTCGTGAGAGTCGGCAGT GCCTACATCTCCCCCTTGGTgccatgccctccccccccccctgcccccgagGCCGCCTCACTGACGCCGCGCCGTTTCCGTTGCAGAGCCCGATTCCGAGAGAACCGCTCCATCTtcaacacccccaacccccgcctcaTGAACGCCTCGCTGTTCAAAGACAGTAAGTTGCTGAGTCCCGCCCGTGGGGAGCGCCGGGGGTCCCGGGCCAGCGTGCGAGCCCCCTCTCGGGCCCCCTCTGTCACCTCCGTCAACGCCGCCTCCCGGTCTCCCAATGGCTCTCTGGCCAAAG GAAGGCGGGGGAGCGCGCTGTCCGCCGTCTCCGCCACGGGCTCGgtggcgggcgcgggcggcgccAAGACCCCCAGCCCCACCAAGAAGGAGGCGGAGACCACTGTCGCCATCGAGACCGTGGACTAA